Genomic window (Brassica napus cultivar Da-Ae chromosome A5 unlocalized genomic scaffold, Da-Ae chrA05_Random_39, whole genome shotgun sequence):
GTTATAACAACTACGTACAAATTGCTCAAAGCTTCAAATGAGAactaacaaaaaattacaaaagaatGTACAATATCATATCATGCAAGATCAACAAAATTAATGACTGAGATGAAAAATGAGATTAAACTAAGGGAACTAAGCCCTTGCATTTAGTGTGTTAGTTATGCTGCTCATATTTCAATTTTATGTAATtatcacacaaaaaaaagaatatgtgGTATAAATAAGATAATGAACAAGTTTACTccaagtttattaaaaaaaataaagcaactaatattgaaaattatttaaccaaGAAATACTTATCAAAATACAAACTCAAACAAAACAACTCACCTAATATATTGTAAAGgggaaattttaaaatgatatatttatgattttaaatttgaaatatattttttctttattttttgctttttgaaaactatatttataaaaaaaattataaaaagatttaaagtccatatttctaaaaaaaaaaaaattatataaacagaGAACTTACATACTTTGCAATCATAACGTATATCCTCATACATAGCATACAATCTATCTAGACTTCTATCTTAAGTCAATATCTTATaaactaaattttgttataCTCAAATTAGAGTTTCgattttgagtttattttctgTGATGCAACTTCTTATTGTTTTTGCTAGCCTTTCATACTGATTATTTTTTATCGGGTTAGTTTAAAGCTTAGGAGTTGATGACATCTGCAACTAGCTTTGACTTTTATatagttaaaaagaaaataagcaGGAACAAAATTAGAGGAAAGAGACAAACtgagaaaatagaaaacaagTAAAAGCTCCGAAAAACAGAAATGCtccatgtttttaatttttttaagtaagaTATCTATTAGTAAGATATTGTGTAGTTTAATCAATTTACATAAATGTAAAcctgattttttcaaaaaaagggAGTTCTTTTcaaataaatatcatataaatatttttcaaattttttatacaattagaaaaatataaaccgCGTGAAGCGCGGTGAAAGAGCTCTAGTATTCCTAATTGTCAATGCTGGTCGTGAACATTCTGCTGTTTTAAGTATAAATTATTAGGGACTGATATTCAATAATGCACAAAAGAAGTCTTCCAACGAGTCAATAAGAAAAGCATTTTCGTAATTCGTGTTGTTTATAATGTACTAAAATGTACATAcgcaaaacaaaactaaaacaaaacacCTTAATCATGGAAGGAGCGAATATAATTAGAAAACCATGTTCTCTAAAAACCTCAAGTTTAAACAAAGTCAAAAGTAGCTCTTATCTTATCTACAACAAACCCAATAGCTGTTGTCTACCTTAGAAACATTGGGTATATGTATGTGTGTTTTtcttatgttatatattatcatgatattttgattttatctaATTAATGACGATTTGTTAATTCATTTTCGAATGTCACTTCTTGTAGATCATTGAGCATATAGTATCACGATTTAAGTTTTGTATGGCTTCACAACGAGTATCGGACCCTTAAATgctttaacaaaagaaaaacgagTATTGGAAcccatttaatttattaatgggCTTAGAAGTTCAAGATCCAGCTGATTACCAGACCAGTGGACATCAGACTCTTACTGCGCCCACGTTGCTAAACAATCGAGATTGGACTAAGGAGCATTTCTTTTCATCATGCGTGACGTAAGGCTTGGAACATTATATGAGACCCGATCCAGTTGTGTTATGTTCATAGTGTTCAtagatttttagtttttgcCTAAGGATAACGCATATGCATGCTTTCTGAAGAGAACAATAAacgcatatatattttaaatttgtcaTCTTTTCCTGAATAATATAACattgttttagttaaaaaaaaagtggtaATGAGTACGTTTTGTAATGAAGGGTTTATATTCTTTGATTTGATCACAAGCTTTTGGAGCATCAAAGAAACATTTCAACACGTACAAATTAACAAAAGACCCGGCGATGGTTAAGGATCTTCGACAGGGGAACAAACACATTCGTCAAAAACTAGTTTGTTAGAAATAGTTCAGATTGTTCTGTCGGCAACTAATTAAACTTTCAATAGAGATTCATATCGTTTAACGTAAGCAAATTCTCTCCTCCTAACCCACGAATTCCACCCGTTACGGCCCAACACACAGAAAATTCTACTTACTTTAATTCTAAAACTTTATTTCCATTTATACGAAActcatttatgttttatattaataaaaactattaaaacaacTATATAAACCCTTCATTACTGTCTTTAATGAGCTCCCCCTCTTCCTCTGTTCTTCGCTTTTGGAAAATTGCCAACTTTATTGTCTCTCTGACTCTCTCTgatcttggtttaattaaatCACATTTGATTATAAGAGTTCTTTTTAATCTGAATTAAGATCTGTACGCTTAGTTTTATTTCATTACACAAAGAGTTTGAGCTCAATGGACAACGAGCTGTTTATGAACGCAGGAGTACTTTCTCATCCGTCTGAGATGACGTcactgtcttcttcttctcctccggcGATGCTAAACTGGGCTTCAATGGAGACTCATCCACTGGAGCAGAGTATCTCTCGCAATGTTCCGCGTGATTGCTTTTTTGTAGAAAAGTCAACTCTGAGCTCACTCGTGTCTCCGCCGTCGGAACCTAACTTCTCCGGCGGAGGAGCCGGAGAGAATTACGTCATCAGAGAGCTCGTAGGTAATTTGGGAAACATCGGCGATATCTACGGAGCTCCGGCGAGCTTCGGAAACGGCTCCGGCTCCTGTTACGCAGCTCCGATGATGAGCTCTCCGCCGCTGGATGCGTTTTCCGGCGATTCGAGATTCGCTGAGAGAGCCGCGAGGTTCTCGTGTTTGGGGAGCCGTAGCTTTAACGGCAGAAGAACCAACGGACCCGTTGCTGAAACAGCGTCAATCAACGGGGAGATGACACGTGTCTCGAGCAACTCAGCTCTCAAGCCTCCCGCCGGCGAATCGTCCGGTGAATCTTCCCGGAAAAGAAAAGCTAAATCCGAGGAGCATTCTCCCTCCACAGCTTCCCCATCTCCTAATTTATCAAAGgttcataatttatataaaaattaaaacatttatattcagaatattttcaaaatgtgattttttattattattattatgttttaggaAGTTGAAGGGAAGGAAGATTCTGATTCAAAGAGAAGCAAAAAATCACAAGAAAATGGAGAGAACACGAAGTCTCTTGATCCGTACAAAGACTTCATCCATGTCAGAGCTCGACGTGGCCAAGCCACCGATAGTCACAGTCTCGCAGAACGAGTATTTTTCTTACTGAAGTGATCTGTTTATGTACTTATTAGTTAAGACTAATCATTTTTTACatgttattttcatttttaaaggtTCGAAGAGAGAAGATAAGCGAGAGAATGAAGCTGCTTCAGGAACTCGTCCCTGGATGCAACAAGGTGAGAGCAATTTTCATTGATTGGTTAATTTGATTAATCATTAGTTAATTCGTTTGTGGTGGTTTAGTTGTGTGATTAAATTaatttctttatgaaaaaaGGTTACTGGGAAAGCACTGATGTTGGATGAAATTATAAACTATGTCCAATCATTACAACGACAAGTTGAGGTAATTCCACTAGATCATTGGTCCGCTTTAAACTCTTTCCATTATTTCATAATCACTTTTTTATATCACTACACGATTACGAAAACTTTTctttaattgtttaataaatggCAGTTCTTGTCAATGAAGTTATCGTCAGTGAACACCAGGCTGGATTTTAACATGGACGCTCTCATGTCAAAGGATGTAAGTCACCGTCACAAATTGAAAATAACGTTTAATAAAGAAATTATAATTGACAATTATTATAACAATAATTACTTTCTTAACCAATCGTGTGTGTCTATATTGTTCTGTTGTCTGACAGATATTTCCTTCAAGCAACAATCAGCAAGTACCTCAGTTAGAATCTTCATCTCATATCTTATTGGCTGATCATCATAGTCATACTTTACAATTGAACCCAAATGATTCTTCCAATAACATAATTAACCCTATGGAAACTTCGGAAAGTAGAAGCTTCACTACTCGGTTACCAACACTTGCCCATTTCACAGACTCTATTTCTCAGGTCTTTAATTCTTTTAACACTTTCTTTGTTTAACATTTAGATCCTCATATTTCCATTTGCAACAATCTTGATCTtatcattattttgttttcagttttcaaCATTTTCTGAAGATGATTTACATAGCATTATTCATATGGGGTTGGCACAAAACCAAATCCGTGAACCGAACCAAGTTCATTCAACTAGTTTTCAAGGTTGGATAGTTaaccaatatattattttcagtttcgTTTTATATGAAAGGCTATAATTTGAGACGTGGAGTTTTGTACTATGCAGGTCCATCAAACCAAGTACCATCACACATGAAAGCTGAACTTTGATCAACCATTATTTGCATTTACATAATAGTATTGGAGTTCAGTTAAAGATCTCAATGGATAGAAAGTAAGAAAAGGATTGATGGGTGTACATAACGAGAAGCTTAAATTGGACCACACCATTTGCAAATTCGTTTCTGTAATCATCTTCATGTATATCAAACaacatcttctttttttgtgtgcCCTTGTTTTGGTTTTATGCTCCGATTCATTCGTGGGGCTCAATGTCTTGTGTTGTCACCCGCTGTTATTATTAGTTCTTATTATTATCGCATTCTTTTacgtttttttcttgttgggtTTACTATCATTGTAAGTCTTAACCCACTATACTATGGCTATAATTTAATCTATTAACTTCCACCAAAGAGCATGTCCATTGATAAAACTCCAAGTGATAGAGATGAGTGTTTGTCATGAGAATTTATCATTTGAAAACTTTCGagaaattcatgaaaactcctTTTAACATGTGTCTATTACTGAGTGGTTtactatttcaaaaattaaaatttaatttaagtaGTTATGTTATAATAACCtgttactagattttgacccgcgcttggaaagcgcggggttgttggattatattataatacaaagttttattatatcgaaaaacataatttttaacagttat
Coding sequences:
- the LOC125594301 gene encoding transcription factor bHLH62-like — its product is MDNELFMNAGVLSHPSEMTSLSSSSPPAMLNWASMETHPLEQSISRNVPRDCFFVEKSTLSSLVSPPSEPNFSGGGAGENYVIRELVGNLGNIGDIYGAPASFGNGSGSCYAAPMMSSPPLDAFSGDSRFAERAARFSCLGSRSFNGRRTNGPVAETASINGEMTRVSSNSALKPPAGESSGESSRKRKAKSEEHSPSTASPSPNLSKEVEGKEDSDSKRSKKSQENGENTKSLDPYKDFIHVRARRGQATDSHSLAERVRREKISERMKLLQELVPGCNKVTGKALMLDEIINYVQSLQRQVEFLSMKLSSVNTRLDFNMDALMSKDIFPSSNNQQVPQLESSSHILLADHHSHTLQLNPNDSSNNIINPMETSESRSFTTRLPTLAHFTDSISQFSTFSEDDLHSIIHMGLAQNQIREPNQVHSTSFQGPSNQVPSHMKAEL